The proteins below come from a single Miscanthus floridulus cultivar M001 chromosome 1, ASM1932011v1, whole genome shotgun sequence genomic window:
- the LOC136503257 gene encoding abscisic acid 8'-hydroxylase 3-like codes for MHCIAVQVCEDTVSICQSAMAVFGAPVLVAVALALAGLLWLRSRSSSKEMRDIPGTMGWPVIGETFSFISDFSSPAGILSFMRDRQRRFGKVFKTYVLGRITVFMTGRDAAKILLSGKDGVVSLNLFYTGKQVLGPTSLLTTNGDEHKKLRRLIGEPLSVDALKKYLGFINDLAVQTLDTWHGRSRVLVLEEASSFTLKVIANMLVSLEPEGEEQEKFRANFKVISSSFASLPLKVPGTAFHRGLKARNRMYAMLDSVIARRRREGGEAPSDFLQTLLRKHAGDEADKLTDAQLKDNILTLLVAGHDTTTAGLTWLVKFLGENPDVLEKLREEHLEIKERLNGSSRLRWSDVNNMPYTNKVMNETLRRATILPWFSRKAAQDFSIDGYEIKKGTSVNLDVVSIHHDPSIFADPERFNPNRFDETFKPYSFLGFGSGPRMCPGMSLAKLEICVFVHHLVCRYSWKPLENDDTVQPTLVRMPKNKYPIVATAL; via the exons ATGCATTGCATTGCAGTGCAGGTCTGTGAAGACACCGTCAGTATCTGCCAATCTGCAATGGCCGTCTTTGGAGCTCCCGTGCTTGTCGCCGTCGCCCTGGCACTCGCGGGCCTCCTGTGGCTTCGGTCACGGAGCTCCTCCAAGGAGATGAGGGACATCCCGGGCACGATGGGGTGGCCGGTGATCGGCGAGACGTTCTCCTTCATCTCCGACTTCTCGAGCCCCGCGGGGATCCTGAGCTTCATGCGCGACCGGCAGCGGCGGTTCGGCAAGGTGTTCAAGACGTACGTGCTGGGGCGGATCACGGTGTTCATGACGGGGAGGGACGCCGCCAAGATCCTGCTCTCCGGCAAGGACGGCGTCGTGAGCCTCAACCTCTTCTACACGGGCAAGCAGGTGCTGGGCCCCACCAGCCTGCTCACCACCAACGGCGACGAGCACAAGAAGCTGCGCCGGCTCATCGGCGAGCCGCTCTCCGTCGACGCGCTCAAGAAGTATCTGGGGTTCATCAACGACCTCGCCGTGCAGACGCTGGACACGTGGCACGGACGCAGCAGGGTGCTCGTGCTGGAGGAGGCCTCGTCG TTCACGCTGAAGGTGATCGCCAACATGCTGGTGAGCTTGGAGCCGGAGGGGGAGGAGCAGGAGAAGTTCCGGGCAAACTTCAAGGTGATCTCGTCGTCGTTCGCGTCGCTACCGCTCAAGGTCCCCGGCACGGCCTTCCACCGGGGCCTCAAGGCCAGGAACCGGATGTACGCGATGCTGGACTCGGTGATCGCGAGGCGGCGGAGGGAGGGCGGCGAGGCCCCGAGCGACTTCCTGCAGACGCTGCTGCGGAAGCACGCCGGCGACGAGGCAGACAAGCTGACGGACGCGCAGCTCAAGGACAACATCCTCACCCTGCTGGTCGCCGGCCACGACACCACCACGGCGGGCCTCACGTGGCTCGTCAAGTTCCTCGGGGAGAACCCCGACGTCCTGGAAAAGCTACGG GAGGAGCACCTGGAGATCAAGGAGAGGCTCAACGGCTCGTCGCGTCTCAGGTGGTCTGATGTCAACAACATGCCTTACACAAACAAG GTGATGAACGAGACCCTGAGGAGAGCAACCATCCTGCCATGGTTCTCCAGGAAAGCCGCGCAGGACTTCAGCATCGACG GTTACGAGATCAAGAAGGGCACGTCGGTGAACCTGGACGTGGTGTCCATCCACCACGACCCGTCCATCTTCGCCGACCCCGAGCGCTTCAACCCCAACAGATTCGAC GAAACGTTCAAGCCTTACAGTTTCCTGGGGTTCGGGAGCGGGCCACGGATGTGCCCCGGGATGAGCCTGGCAAAGCTGGAGATCTGCGTCTTCGTCCACCACCTCGTCTGCCGATACAG CTGGAAACCGCTGGAGAACGACGACACGGTGCAGCCGACGCTGGTGCGGATGCCCAAGAACAAGTACCCCATCGTCGCAACCGCACTCTAA
- the LOC136503442 gene encoding glycine-rich RNA-binding protein RZ1A-like, whose product MADVDEYRCFIGNLSWSTTDESLKDAFRKFGNLTEAKVVLDKFSGRSRGFGFVTFDEKQAMEDAIEGMNGLDLDGRNITVDKAQPQGPGRDRNGDRDYDRERGSRYDRGRDYGGGRAPRGGGGGGGGDCFKCGKPGHFARECPSGDGGRGDRYGGRDDRYGGGGGGGGRYGSDRGGDRYSGRSRDGGSYGGDRYSRDRSGPY is encoded by the exons ATGGCTGATGTTGATGAGTACCGTTGCTTCATCGGGAATCTGTCCTGGTCGACAACTGATGAAAGCCTCAAGGATGCATTCCGCAAATTCGGCAACCTCACTGAGGCAAAG GTGGTTCTTGACAAATTTTCTGGCCGTTCTCGTGGTTTCGGCTTTGTAACTTTTGATGAGAAGCAAGCCATGGAGGATGCTATTGAGGGAATGAATGGACTGGACTTGGACGGGAGGAACATCACTGTTGATAAAGCTCAGCCACAAGGACCTGGTAGAGACCGTAATGGTGACCGTGATTATGACCGTGAGCGTGGATCTCGTTATGATCGTGGTCGTGACTATGGTGGTGGGCGTGCACcgcgaggtggtggtggtggtggtggtggggactGCTTCAAGTGTGGGAAACCTGGTCATTTTGCTAGAGAGTGCCCATCTGGGGATGGTGGGAGAGGGGACAGATATGGTGGCAGAGATGACAggtatggtggtggtggtggcggtggcgggcgTTATGGATCTGACCGTGGTGGTGACCGATACTCTGGCCGTAGCCGAGATGGTGGCAGCTATGGGGGCGACCGCTACAGCCGTGACCGATCAGGTCCTTACTGA